A genomic window from Lycium barbarum isolate Lr01 chromosome 4, ASM1917538v2, whole genome shotgun sequence includes:
- the LOC132635432 gene encoding probable polyamine transporter At1g31830 isoform X2: MKLRVSAHRESAIQMGEYNGAEYIGINEVPSPRPNNNAKKVSLLPLIFLIFYEVSGGPFGVEDTVHAAGPLFALLGFLIFPLIWSVPEALITAEMGTMFPENGGYVVWVSSALGPYWGFQQGWVKWLSGVIDNALYPVMFLDYLKSAIPALGGGLPRILAVLALTIVLTYMNYRGLTIVGWVAVSLGILSILPFVVMGLISIPKIRPGRWLVADVHSIDWNLYLNTLFWNLNYWDSISTLAGEVHNPKKTLPKALFYAVILVVLSYFFPLLIGTGAVPLERDLWTDGYFSDIAKILGGVWLRCWIQGAAAVSNMGMFVAEMSSDSFQLLGMAERGMLPEFFAKRSPYGTPLIGILFSASGVILLSWMSFQEIVAAENFLYCFGMILEFIAFVWLRIKYPNAPRPFKIPGGTIGAVLLCIPPAVLIGVVLAFSTIKILIVSLAAVAVGLVLQPCIKLIEKKRWLKFSTSSDLPDITSHGPLIR; the protein is encoded by the exons ATG AAATTGAGGGTTTCAGCTCATAGAGAATCTGCAATTCAAATGGGAGAGTACAATGGTGCAGAGTACATAGGGattaatgaggttccatctcctAGACCAAATAATAATGCTAAGAAAGTTTCGCTCTTGCCATTAATTTTCCTCATTTTCTATGAGGTTTCTGGTGGTCCTTTTGGTGTTGAGGACACTGTACATGCAGCTGGTCCTCTTTTTGCTCTTCTTGGATTCTTGATTTTCCCATTAATATGGAGTGTCCCTGAGGCACTAATTACAGCTGAAATGGGCACTATGTTCCCTGAAAATGGTGGCTATGTTGTTTGGGTTTCATCTGCTTTAGGCCCATATTGGGGGTTTCAACAAGGTTGGGTGAAATGGCTTAGTGGAGTTATTGATAATGCACTTTACCCTGTTATGTTTCTTGATTACCTTAAATCAGCTATCCCTGCATTAGGTGGTGGGCTTCCTAGAATTTTAGCTGTTTTAGCACTTACTATAGTACTAACTTACATGAACTATAGAGGTTTAACGATCGTTGGATGGGTTGCTGTCTCGCTTGGTATACTGTCGATTTTACCTTTCGTGGTTATGGGGCTCATTTCGATTCCCAAAATAAGGCCTGGGAGATGGTTAGTAGCAGATGTACATAGTATTGATTGGAACTTGTATCTGAATACTCTCTTTTGGAATCTGAACTATTGGGATTCGATAAGTACTCTTGCTGGAGAAGTACATAACCCGAAAAAGACTCTCCCTAAGGCACTGTTTTATGCTGTGATTTTAGTGGTTTTATCGTACTTTTTCCCTTTGTTGATTGGTACCGGAGCTGTTCCCCTTGAACGTGACTTGTGGACCGATGGCTATTTCTCAGACATTGCGAAGATACTTGGTGGAGTTTGGCTTAGATGTTGGATTCAAGGGGCGGCTGCTGTATCAAATATGGGAATGTTTGTAGCTGAAATGAGCAGCGACTCTTTTCAGTTACTTGGTATGGCAGAAAGGGGAATGCTTCCTGAGTTCTTCGCAAAGAGATCTCCTTATGGAACTCCCTTAATTGGGATTCTCTTCTCGGCTTCTGGTGTGATTTTACTTTCATGGATGAGCTTTCAGGAGATAGTAGCGGCAGAAAATTTCTTGTATTGCTTCGGAATGATCTTGGAATTTATAGCATTTGTATGGTTAAGGATTAAGTATCCAAATGCACCACGCCCTTTCAAGATACCCGGGGGAACAATTGGAGCCGTCCTTTTGTGCATACCACCAGCCGTTCTCATCGGTGTTGTATTGGCCTTCTCTACAATCAAAATTTTGATCGTAAGCCTCGCTGCTGTTGCAGTCGGGTTGGTGTTGCAACCATGCATTAAGCTTATCGAGAAGAAGAGATGGCTGAAATTCTCCACTAGTTCTGATCTTCCTGATATCACATCACACGGTCCATTAATTCGTTGA
- the LOC132635432 gene encoding probable polyamine transporter At1g31830 isoform X1, protein MVPTTTSSETLQNSANSIADKKSCPSPTSANGSTVHKSLQNSQNGDNNQKLRVSAHRESAIQMGEYNGAEYIGINEVPSPRPNNNAKKVSLLPLIFLIFYEVSGGPFGVEDTVHAAGPLFALLGFLIFPLIWSVPEALITAEMGTMFPENGGYVVWVSSALGPYWGFQQGWVKWLSGVIDNALYPVMFLDYLKSAIPALGGGLPRILAVLALTIVLTYMNYRGLTIVGWVAVSLGILSILPFVVMGLISIPKIRPGRWLVADVHSIDWNLYLNTLFWNLNYWDSISTLAGEVHNPKKTLPKALFYAVILVVLSYFFPLLIGTGAVPLERDLWTDGYFSDIAKILGGVWLRCWIQGAAAVSNMGMFVAEMSSDSFQLLGMAERGMLPEFFAKRSPYGTPLIGILFSASGVILLSWMSFQEIVAAENFLYCFGMILEFIAFVWLRIKYPNAPRPFKIPGGTIGAVLLCIPPAVLIGVVLAFSTIKILIVSLAAVAVGLVLQPCIKLIEKKRWLKFSTSSDLPDITSHGPLIR, encoded by the coding sequence AAATTGAGGGTTTCAGCTCATAGAGAATCTGCAATTCAAATGGGAGAGTACAATGGTGCAGAGTACATAGGGattaatgaggttccatctcctAGACCAAATAATAATGCTAAGAAAGTTTCGCTCTTGCCATTAATTTTCCTCATTTTCTATGAGGTTTCTGGTGGTCCTTTTGGTGTTGAGGACACTGTACATGCAGCTGGTCCTCTTTTTGCTCTTCTTGGATTCTTGATTTTCCCATTAATATGGAGTGTCCCTGAGGCACTAATTACAGCTGAAATGGGCACTATGTTCCCTGAAAATGGTGGCTATGTTGTTTGGGTTTCATCTGCTTTAGGCCCATATTGGGGGTTTCAACAAGGTTGGGTGAAATGGCTTAGTGGAGTTATTGATAATGCACTTTACCCTGTTATGTTTCTTGATTACCTTAAATCAGCTATCCCTGCATTAGGTGGTGGGCTTCCTAGAATTTTAGCTGTTTTAGCACTTACTATAGTACTAACTTACATGAACTATAGAGGTTTAACGATCGTTGGATGGGTTGCTGTCTCGCTTGGTATACTGTCGATTTTACCTTTCGTGGTTATGGGGCTCATTTCGATTCCCAAAATAAGGCCTGGGAGATGGTTAGTAGCAGATGTACATAGTATTGATTGGAACTTGTATCTGAATACTCTCTTTTGGAATCTGAACTATTGGGATTCGATAAGTACTCTTGCTGGAGAAGTACATAACCCGAAAAAGACTCTCCCTAAGGCACTGTTTTATGCTGTGATTTTAGTGGTTTTATCGTACTTTTTCCCTTTGTTGATTGGTACCGGAGCTGTTCCCCTTGAACGTGACTTGTGGACCGATGGCTATTTCTCAGACATTGCGAAGATACTTGGTGGAGTTTGGCTTAGATGTTGGATTCAAGGGGCGGCTGCTGTATCAAATATGGGAATGTTTGTAGCTGAAATGAGCAGCGACTCTTTTCAGTTACTTGGTATGGCAGAAAGGGGAATGCTTCCTGAGTTCTTCGCAAAGAGATCTCCTTATGGAACTCCCTTAATTGGGATTCTCTTCTCGGCTTCTGGTGTGATTTTACTTTCATGGATGAGCTTTCAGGAGATAGTAGCGGCAGAAAATTTCTTGTATTGCTTCGGAATGATCTTGGAATTTATAGCATTTGTATGGTTAAGGATTAAGTATCCAAATGCACCACGCCCTTTCAAGATACCCGGGGGAACAATTGGAGCCGTCCTTTTGTGCATACCACCAGCCGTTCTCATCGGTGTTGTATTGGCCTTCTCTACAATCAAAATTTTGATCGTAAGCCTCGCTGCTGTTGCAGTCGGGTTGGTGTTGCAACCATGCATTAAGCTTATCGAGAAGAAGAGATGGCTGAAATTCTCCACTAGTTCTGATCTTCCTGATATCACATCACACGGTCCATTAATTCGTTGA